A DNA window from Campylobacter anatolicus contains the following coding sequences:
- the hemH gene encoding ferrochelatase, with translation MKRLLLLLNMGGPREMSEVEIFLKNMFNDPCILGIKNKFLRKFVAFMITKKRLKIAQGNYAHIGGKSPICDITQALCDKILSFSDRYAVDYAMNYTPPYTKDVLKKYINFDEIIVLPLYPHHSITTITSSLNSFNVAFKELGLKSNVKIIKPFYNEPRYNELIVKNILAKAKGLNLKDIDLVFSAHSLPQKIIDNGDIYEKHINDHVGRISKILEQNGAKFKSIKLAYQSRLGPMKWLKPSLNDVLKDCESKKALIYPLSFCIDNSETVFELSIEYRRITKWLGFKFYDVVYCPNDSDEFAKFILEYIME, from the coding sequence GTGAAAAGGCTTTTGCTTCTTTTAAATATGGGTGGCCCAAGGGAGATGAGTGAAGTTGAAATTTTTCTCAAAAATATGTTTAACGACCCCTGTATCTTGGGTATAAAAAATAAATTTTTACGTAAATTTGTAGCCTTTATGATAACAAAAAAGCGACTAAAAATAGCACAGGGTAACTATGCACATATCGGTGGAAAATCTCCTATATGTGATATAACTCAAGCATTATGCGATAAAATTTTAAGTTTTAGCGACAGATACGCGGTTGATTATGCGATGAACTACACGCCACCATATACAAAAGATGTGCTTAAAAAATATATAAATTTTGATGAGATTATAGTATTACCACTATATCCACACCACTCTATTACTACAATAACATCGAGCTTAAATAGCTTTAATGTAGCATTTAAAGAGCTTGGGTTAAAAAGTAATGTTAAAATTATTAAGCCATTTTATAACGAACCAAGATACAATGAGCTAATCGTAAAAAATATATTAGCAAAAGCAAAAGGGTTAAATTTAAAAGATATAGATCTTGTATTTTCAGCTCACTCTTTACCACAAAAGATTATTGATAATGGCGATATTTACGAAAAACACATAAACGATCACGTGGGTAGAATATCTAAAATTTTAGAGCAAAATGGAGCTAAATTTAAGAGTATAAAACTAGCATATCAGTCAAGACTTGGACCTATGAAATGGCTAAAACCATCCTTAAATGATGTGCTAAAAGATTGTGAAAGTAAAAAAGCACTCATATATCCGCTATCATTTTGTATCGATAACTCCGAGACGGTATTTGAGTTAAGTATTGAGTACAGGCGTATAACCAAATGGCTTGGATTTAAATTTTATGATGTCGTCTATTGTCCTAATGATAGTGATGAATTTGCTAAATTTATTCTTGAGTATATAATGGAATAA
- the maf gene encoding septum formation inhibitor Maf codes for MIILASSSPTRAKILSENGIEFQQISFNFDESGISKTYPPNIYVQMVIKAKKEQFLKIYPNLKNVLIADSCVSCNDKILGKAKDECHARQMLKLQSNNFASVFSAFVFMGEKFEVINVSQTQYKFDNFSDDEIDKYIKSGEYIGKAGAMMVEGFNKNHIIKQIGNTNNARGLNIELLKAFL; via the coding sequence ATGATCATTTTAGCATCCAGCTCACCTACAAGAGCCAAAATTTTATCTGAAAACGGCATAGAATTTCAACAAATTTCATTTAACTTTGACGAAAGTGGCATATCAAAAACATATCCACCAAATATCTATGTCCAAATGGTAATCAAAGCGAAAAAAGAGCAATTTTTAAAAATATATCCAAATTTAAAAAACGTCCTTATCGCAGATAGCTGTGTCTCCTGCAATGATAAAATTTTAGGCAAAGCAAAAGACGAATGCCACGCACGCCAGATGTTAAAGCTTCAAAGTAATAATTTTGCTAGTGTATTTAGTGCATTCGTATTTATGGGTGAAAAATTTGAAGTAATAAATGTGAGCCAAACGCAGTATAAATTTGATAATTTTAGTGATGACGAGATCGATAAATACATAAAAAGTGGCGAGTATATAGGCAAGGCTGGTGCGATGATGGTTGAGGGCTTTAATAAAAATCATATAATCAAACAAATAGGCAATACAAACAATGCTCGTGGGCTAAATATCGAGCTTTTAAAGGCATTTTTATGA
- the fliE gene encoding flagellar hook-basal body complex protein FliE, producing MLSQLDKINNISNLQNNKKISPTQNSDDFASVLNNSLKELNEVQVNADKAIADLATGEVKDLHQAALAIGKADVSMKLMLEIRNKALSAYKEISRTQI from the coding sequence ATGTTAAGCCAATTAGATAAAATAAATAATATATCAAATCTACAAAATAATAAAAAAATTAGTCCAACACAAAATAGTGATGACTTTGCAAGCGTGCTAAACAACTCACTAAAAGAGCTAAATGAAGTGCAAGTAAATGCCGATAAAGCTATCGCTGATCTAGCTACTGGAGAAGTTAAAGATTTGCATCAAGCAGCCCTTGCTATCGGCAAAGCAGATGTTAGTATGAAGCTAATGCTTGAAATTCGCAATAAAGCACTAAGTGCATACAAAGAGATCTCAAGAACTCAAATTTAA
- a CDS encoding peptidoglycan D,D-transpeptidase FtsI family protein, which translates to MNSKKSKITILFIFITLGILLFVSVIFYRATIERRLPRLQTSEINTALRGNIITKDGFSVSSSQKLYKVMVDTRNIDPNKKDMFIKLYSLYSGDDPAKVRKIINSTKGQVTLSYKIDAKGAVYLQELARKLNRKSILISYQDPKTGLASFQGMSIVESGESRGYMTQKALTPALGYVKKVEKNGITKTTGVKGVEKFYEDFLAPIQDAKILGPRDIGSNIILTSDSNLANRIDGYNAVLSIPLKFQTKIEQMLDERKEFLNTDEIVICIMDSKTGKILSLASSSRYDPSNIKKQDYSALNSTATEYAYEIGSVFKPFIFALLLEEKKVNPLEIVNTYNGRYQLGKRIIKDSHPEPSMSAEDIITYSSNIGMIQLAQRLDGTQIYKGLLGFGFSRKSGIDMPYEQVGMLPTVNKLNSSTYKATVSYGYGLQATFMQLLKAYNAFNNKGIEVIPHIVDYLEKNGKKFEIPRTEPQQIISQETAKVMKRILIKVVEKGTGQKTYTPGLEIGGKTGTAHIASGKGGYSNNYNGSFFGFVNDTKGNSYTIGVLARNPKKPYYYFGAQSALPTFKKAVDIMIEDGYLVPDAQIIADLEAKKDKQKNKKNEKQILD; encoded by the coding sequence ATGAACTCCAAAAAATCAAAAATAACTATACTTTTTATATTTATAACGCTTGGCATACTTCTGTTTGTTAGCGTTATATTTTATCGTGCAACTATAGAAAGACGTCTACCACGCCTACAAACTAGTGAAATAAACACTGCTTTGCGTGGCAATATTATCACAAAAGACGGATTTAGCGTCTCTTCGAGTCAAAAACTATATAAAGTAATGGTAGATACACGCAATATCGATCCAAATAAAAAAGATATGTTTATAAAGCTGTATTCTCTTTATAGTGGTGATGATCCAGCAAAGGTCAGAAAGATCATAAACTCCACAAAGGGACAAGTAACACTATCTTATAAGATCGACGCAAAAGGTGCTGTCTATCTGCAAGAACTCGCTAGAAAGCTAAACCGCAAAAGCATACTCATCTCATATCAAGATCCAAAAACCGGTCTAGCATCATTTCAAGGTATGAGTATCGTTGAGAGTGGTGAAAGCAGGGGTTATATGACTCAAAAAGCACTTACTCCAGCACTAGGATATGTCAAAAAAGTCGAAAAAAACGGAATAACAAAGACAACCGGTGTAAAAGGTGTCGAAAAATTTTATGAAGATTTTTTAGCCCCTATTCAAGATGCTAAAATTTTAGGACCACGTGACATCGGTAGCAATATCATACTAACAAGCGATTCAAATTTAGCAAATCGCATCGACGGCTACAATGCTGTATTATCGATACCGCTTAAATTTCAGACAAAAATAGAGCAAATGTTAGATGAAAGAAAAGAATTTTTAAATACAGACGAGATAGTTATCTGTATAATGGATAGCAAAACGGGCAAAATTTTATCGCTTGCTTCTAGTTCAAGATATGATCCATCAAATATTAAAAAGCAAGATTATAGTGCATTAAACTCAACAGCAACAGAATACGCCTATGAAATAGGCTCTGTATTTAAACCATTTATATTCGCTCTACTTCTTGAAGAGAAAAAAGTCAATCCACTAGAGATAGTAAATACTTACAACGGACGCTATCAACTAGGCAAAAGGATCATCAAAGACTCTCATCCAGAGCCATCTATGAGTGCCGAAGATATCATAACATACAGTTCAAACATAGGTATGATACAGCTTGCTCAACGATTAGATGGAACACAAATTTATAAAGGACTTTTAGGATTTGGATTCTCACGTAAAAGCGGTATAGATATGCCTTATGAGCAAGTAGGTATGCTCCCAACGGTCAATAAATTAAACTCATCAACATACAAAGCAACTGTTAGCTACGGATATGGATTACAAGCGACTTTTATGCAACTTTTAAAAGCATACAATGCGTTTAACAACAAAGGCATTGAAGTCATACCACACATTGTGGATTACTTAGAAAAAAATGGTAAAAAATTTGAAATCCCGCGAACAGAGCCACAACAAATCATCTCCCAAGAGACTGCAAAAGTAATGAAACGTATCTTAATAAAGGTCGTAGAAAAGGGGACTGGGCAAAAAACCTACACACCAGGGCTTGAGATCGGCGGTAAGACTGGCACCGCACATATCGCATCGGGCAAAGGTGGATATAGCAATAATTATAATGGCTCATTTTTTGGCTTTGTAAACGACACAAAAGGCAATAGCTACACTATAGGAGTTTTAGCCCGTAACCCTAAAAAGCCATATTATTACTTTGGTGCTCAAAGTGCGTTGCCTACATTTAAAAAAGCAGTGGATATCATGATTGAAGATGGCTATCTCGTACCAGACGCACAGATAATAGCCGACCTAGAAGCTAAAAAAGACAAACAAAAAAATAAAAAAAACGAAAAGCAGATCTTGGATTAA
- the flgB gene encoding flagellar basal body rod protein FlgB — MFVLQSSKSRPLVEAAMAGRELRQKLIAGNISNIDTPFYKARDINFEDTLREKANEIYNKSSAKTLKLAQTDDQHIPMLDFPQSDKAQIFLRDGHMARNDANTVDLDIETTELSKNSIMLSALDSAYKANGTIFKNVIDASGKI; from the coding sequence ATGTTTGTTTTACAAAGTTCAAAGTCTCGCCCATTAGTTGAAGCTGCGATGGCAGGACGAGAACTACGACAAAAACTCATCGCTGGCAATATCTCAAACATAGACACGCCATTTTATAAAGCAAGAGATATAAATTTTGAAGACACTTTAAGAGAAAAAGCCAATGAAATTTATAACAAATCAAGTGCAAAAACACTAAAACTAGCCCAAACAGACGATCAGCATATACCAATGCTTGACTTTCCACAAAGCGATAAAGCACAGATATTTTTACGCGATGGGCATATGGCTAGAAATGACGCAAACACAGTAGATTTAGATATCGAAACAACAGAACTTAGTAAAAATAGCATAATGTTAAGTGCCCTTGATAGTGCCTATAAAGCTAACGGAACGATATTTAAAAACGTTATAGATGCAAGTGGAAAAATTTAG
- a CDS encoding response regulator produces the protein MQVENKTIVDYLLEAGSSKTTKADKAKERSDSFEHILNLSLDKAVASSSGTSDVEEFKQKLSELGAYGYLSQLNLDKIDEKIEQKKEELTELLGLNDPSKSTDERTELSKILEKLVADYRKELQSSLSNNSLLEKQQKLARTSSSNVNLGSILAEFGRNY, from the coding sequence ATGCAAGTAGAGAATAAGACTATTGTTGATTATCTATTGGAAGCTGGTAGTTCCAAAACCACTAAGGCAGACAAGGCAAAAGAGCGAAGCGATAGCTTTGAACATATACTAAATCTCTCGCTTGATAAGGCGGTAGCTAGTAGTTCTGGTACGTCTGATGTAGAAGAGTTTAAGCAAAAGTTAAGCGAACTCGGTGCTTATGGCTATCTAAGTCAGCTAAATTTAGATAAAATAGATGAGAAAATAGAGCAGAAAAAAGAAGAGCTTACTGAACTTTTAGGGCTTAATGATCCTAGCAAGAGCACAGATGAACGTACTGAGTTGAGTAAAATTTTAGAAAAACTTGTGGCTGATTATAGAAAAGAGCTTCAAAGTTCACTATCTAACAACTCGTTGCTTGAAAAACAGCAAAAACTAGCCAGAACATCAAGCTCAAACGTCAATCTAGGCTCTATATTGGCAGAATTTGGTAGAAATTATTAA
- a CDS encoding redoxin family protein yields the protein MKKILTFIVASLVVFLLGCSKEEQPVTQNFKEFTQGEEIILKGVAQGEITLVRKNDGFVIKGDEGKVIMIDIFGTFCPPCQKEAPEIMHYQIENIDKFKIIGLTHFENVTNEYVQKEFVQKYNAYYFITNDQKINNRLVEQIVRDIDYKHEIALPFKVVIKDGKYQILTDIDSGKFGVHYYLGGIKMNSMKQDLERIYTTN from the coding sequence ATGAAAAAAATTTTAACTTTTATAGTTGCAAGTTTAGTGGTATTTTTACTAGGTTGCAGTAAAGAAGAGCAACCTGTAACACAAAATTTCAAGGAATTCACGCAAGGTGAAGAGATTATACTAAAAGGTGTCGCACAAGGTGAAATAACTCTAGTTCGAAAAAATGATGGTTTTGTGATAAAAGGCGATGAAGGTAAAGTTATAATGATCGATATATTTGGCACTTTCTGTCCGCCTTGCCAAAAAGAGGCTCCCGAGATAATGCACTATCAGATAGAAAATATAGACAAATTTAAGATAATTGGACTAACACACTTTGAAAATGTAACCAATGAATATGTTCAAAAAGAGTTTGTCCAAAAATACAACGCTTATTATTTTATCACAAACGATCAAAAGATAAACAATCGCTTAGTAGAGCAAATAGTGCGAGATATAGACTATAAACACGAGATTGCACTGCCATTTAAAGTTGTGATAAAAGATGGGAAATATCAAATTTTAACTGATATCGATAGTGGAAAATTTGGCGTTCATTACTATCTTGGTGGGATAAAAATGAATAGTATGAAACAAGATTTAGAGAGAATTTACACTACAAATTAA
- the alaS gene encoding alanine--tRNA ligase, which translates to MQNLDVRQAYLDFFKSKGHEVIASAPLVPNDATLLFTNAGMVPFKSIFTGEVPRPTPPIRTSCQTCIRAGGKHNDLDNVGYTARHHTFFEMLGNFSFGEYFKKDAIAYAWEFVTQVLKLPKDRLYVTTHESDDEAYTLWQEHISKERIYKFGDKDNFWQMGDTGPCGPCSEIFYDQGAEYFNTDEDYMGGDGDRFLEIWNLVFMQFERDANGKLTPLPKPSIDTGMGLERVTAIMQGKFSNYDSDLFMPLINEVAGLCGKPYEYESGASYRVISDHIRSVTFLLAQGMTFDKEGRGYVLRRILRRAVRHGYFLGIKEPFMYKLVDKLCEIMGGHYTYLNEKKDVVKEQIKLEEERFLSTIASGLELFNAELKNLKDGVFSGEAAFKLHDTYGFPLDLTQDMLRDRGIRVDEAKFDELMNEQKANAKAAWKGSGDKIAKGDFKQLLDEFGENNFIGYDTLNANSKILALLDENYQKVSNLKTNECGWVMLDHTPFYAQSGGQCGDSGELVNKAYVFDTQKFHGLNLSYIKTSTDLSIGDEVKAVVSNERSEIARHHSATHLLHSALRKILGTHVAQAGSSVEATKLRFDFSHPKALTSDELDKIEQFVNQAIANGAEAKTEIMDIDAAKNSGAIALFGEKYEDKVRVLSFGNVSKELCGGTHVKNINEIGAFFITKESGVSAGIRRIEAVCSSAALNLAQSFRSEISQIRNELKGAEPIVAIKKLKDEIRDLKEQLKHIGDSHAIVFTKINEIKLAVAIIENGDIKTMIDNAKNAEERVAILLMQVKDDKILIAAGVKNANIKAGEWVKLTANILGGNGGGRDDFATAGGKNLLLLNEASEKAFEFAKEKLI; encoded by the coding sequence ATGCAAAATTTAGACGTTAGACAAGCTTATTTAGACTTTTTTAAGAGTAAGGGTCACGAGGTAATCGCCTCTGCACCGCTAGTGCCAAACGATGCGACACTACTATTTACAAATGCCGGCATGGTGCCATTTAAGAGTATTTTTACAGGTGAGGTGCCACGCCCTACTCCACCTATTCGCACGAGCTGTCAGACCTGCATACGAGCTGGCGGTAAACACAACGACCTTGATAATGTCGGCTATACCGCACGTCATCACACATTTTTTGAGATGCTTGGTAACTTTAGCTTTGGCGAATACTTTAAAAAAGACGCAATTGCTTATGCGTGGGAGTTTGTAACTCAGGTGTTAAAACTACCTAAAGATCGCCTTTATGTAACGACTCACGAGAGTGACGACGAAGCCTATACACTTTGGCAAGAGCATATAAGCAAGGAGCGAATTTATAAATTTGGTGATAAGGATAACTTTTGGCAGATGGGTGATACTGGACCTTGTGGACCTTGTAGTGAAATTTTTTACGACCAAGGAGCGGAGTATTTTAATACAGACGAGGACTATATGGGTGGCGATGGCGACCGCTTTTTAGAGATTTGGAACTTAGTATTTATGCAATTTGAGCGAGATGCAAACGGTAAACTCACACCGCTACCAAAACCTAGCATTGACACTGGTATGGGGCTAGAGCGAGTTACGGCGATAATGCAAGGTAAATTTAGCAACTATGATAGCGATCTTTTTATGCCACTTATTAACGAAGTAGCAGGGCTTTGTGGTAAACCTTACGAGTATGAAAGTGGTGCTAGTTATAGAGTGATTAGTGATCACATCCGCTCGGTTACATTTTTGCTAGCACAAGGTATGACTTTTGATAAAGAGGGTCGCGGATATGTGCTTCGTAGAATTTTACGTCGAGCCGTTCGTCACGGATACTTTTTAGGCATAAAAGAGCCATTTATGTATAAACTAGTAGATAAACTCTGTGAGATAATGGGCGGACACTACACATATCTAAACGAGAAAAAAGATGTGGTTAAAGAGCAGATAAAGCTAGAAGAGGAGCGATTTTTAAGCACTATAGCAAGTGGGCTTGAGCTGTTTAATGCTGAACTTAAAAATTTAAAAGATGGCGTGTTTAGTGGAGAGGCAGCGTTTAAACTACATGACACCTACGGCTTTCCGCTTGATCTAACGCAAGATATGCTAAGAGATCGTGGTATACGTGTAGATGAAGCTAAATTTGATGAGCTAATGAATGAGCAAAAAGCAAACGCAAAAGCTGCATGGAAAGGTAGTGGCGACAAGATCGCAAAGGGTGACTTCAAGCAACTTTTAGATGAATTTGGCGAGAATAATTTTATAGGCTATGATACGCTTAATGCAAATTCTAAAATTTTAGCCTTGCTTGATGAAAATTACCAAAAAGTTTCAAATTTAAAAACAAATGAGTGTGGTTGGGTAATGTTAGATCATACGCCATTTTACGCTCAAAGTGGAGGACAGTGCGGTGATAGCGGTGAGCTTGTAAATAAGGCATATGTATTTGATACACAGAAATTTCATGGACTAAATTTATCTTATATAAAGACGAGTACGGATTTAAGTATAGGTGATGAGGTAAAAGCAGTCGTTAGCAATGAGCGTAGTGAGATTGCTCGTCATCATAGTGCAACACACCTACTTCACTCTGCACTTCGCAAAATTTTAGGCACTCATGTGGCACAAGCTGGTTCAAGCGTAGAGGCAACAAAACTAAGATTTGACTTCTCACATCCAAAGGCACTCACTAGCGATGAGTTAGATAAAATTGAGCAATTTGTCAATCAAGCCATAGCAAACGGTGCAGAAGCAAAGACTGAGATAATGGATATAGACGCTGCTAAAAATAGCGGTGCGATTGCACTATTTGGCGAGAAATATGAAGATAAAGTACGTGTACTAAGCTTTGGCAATGTCAGCAAAGAGCTTTGTGGCGGAACGCACGTAAAAAATATAAATGAAATAGGTGCATTTTTCATCACAAAAGAGAGTGGCGTAAGTGCAGGAATTAGACGCATAGAGGCAGTTTGCTCTAGTGCAGCACTAAATTTAGCACAGAGTTTTAGAAGCGAGATAAGTCAGATAAGAAACGAACTAAAAGGTGCAGAACCGATAGTCGCCATCAAAAAGCTAAAAGATGAGATAAGAGATCTAAAAGAACAGCTAAAACATATCGGTGACTCCCACGCTATCGTATTTACAAAGATAAACGAGATAAAACTTGCAGTTGCTATTATAGAAAATGGCGATATAAAGACGATGATAGATAACGCTAAAAATGCAGAAGAGCGTGTAGCTATACTGCTTATGCAAGTTAAGGATGATAAAATACTCATTGCAGCTGGTGTAAAAAATGCAAATATAAAAGCTGGTGAGTGGGTCAAGCTAACGGCTAATATCTTAGGCGGAAATGGCGGTGGTAGAGACGACTTTGCAACTGCTGGTGGTAAAAATTTACTACTTTTAAATGAGGCCTCAGAAAAAGCATTTGAATTTGCCAAGGAAAAACTAATCTAA
- the flgC gene encoding flagellar basal body rod protein FlgC: MSYLNDFDISGYGLSAQRFRMNVISSNIANAQTTRTAEGGPYRRQEVIFKAVDFNKILNEELKNSDSLLRYENPINDPDAPKNAHPSLMSVIVDKVVRDDKDFQLKYDPSHPDANANGYVAFPNINPVIEMSDLVEATRAYQANVAAFQSAKTIAQSAIQLISGS, from the coding sequence ATGTCGTATCTTAATGATTTTGATATAAGTGGATATGGACTAAGTGCACAGCGTTTTAGGATGAATGTCATCAGCTCAAACATAGCAAATGCCCAGACTACACGCACGGCAGAAGGTGGCCCGTACAGAAGACAAGAGGTTATATTTAAAGCGGTTGATTTTAATAAAATTTTAAACGAAGAGCTTAAAAACTCAGATAGTTTGTTAAGATATGAAAATCCAATTAACGATCCAGATGCTCCTAAAAACGCACATCCATCGCTTATGAGTGTAATTGTAGATAAAGTCGTCAGAGATGACAAGGATTTTCAGCTTAAATATGATCCAAGCCATCCAGATGCAAATGCAAATGGCTATGTAGCGTTTCCAAATATCAATCCAGTAATAGAAATGAGCGATCTAGTCGAAGCCACAAGAGCATATCAGGCAAATGTCGCAGCATTTCAAAGTGCAAAAACTATCGCTCAAAGTGCGATACAACTTATATCAGGATCATAA
- the smpB gene encoding SsrA-binding protein SmpB has product MIKELAKNKKALHDFSILETYEAGIVLKGSEVKALRAGRANLKDSFVRIIRSEIFLLNAHISHLNTTNSHFRPDERAARKLLMHRKQIDKLFGSVTQDGLTMVALSLYLSDKNIVKARIALAKGKNLHDKRETLKKREADLEARAAMKKFI; this is encoded by the coding sequence ATGATAAAAGAGTTAGCCAAAAATAAAAAAGCACTTCATGATTTTAGCATACTTGAAACTTACGAGGCTGGAATCGTACTAAAAGGTAGCGAGGTTAAAGCACTACGTGCTGGGCGTGCAAATTTAAAAGATAGCTTCGTGCGGATAATACGAAGTGAGATTTTTTTATTAAATGCACACATAAGTCATTTAAATACTACAAATTCGCACTTTCGCCCTGATGAGCGGGCAGCCAGAAAACTACTAATGCATAGAAAACAAATCGATAAACTGTTTGGTAGCGTTACGCAAGATGGATTAACAATGGTTGCCCTTTCACTGTATTTAAGCGATAAAAATATCGTCAAGGCACGAATCGCACTAGCGAAAGGTAAAAATTTACATGATAAGCGTGAAACACTCAAAAAACGCGAAGCAGACCTTGAAGCACGTGCTGCAATGAAAAAATTTATATAA
- a CDS encoding 3-isopropylmalate dehydratase yields MQKYDIAFAHLDQIMPFLNISSAGMFIGMQAGLIIVCRYFMRDKFDDEFKYITTLNLIKRFSIFLVIFLITIATTSILTDESDKLIKIANPMANAILTTKWTLETLLAINMTYIYFQYKKALNALRNREFIELDEILVVITYYLVPFNIIVSLTAVYLGISYKDF; encoded by the coding sequence ATGCAAAAATACGATATCGCATTTGCTCACCTTGACCAGATAATGCCATTTTTAAACATATCTTCAGCTGGTATGTTTATAGGTATGCAAGCTGGACTCATAATAGTTTGCAGATATTTTATGAGAGATAAATTTGATGATGAGTTTAAATATATAACAACACTAAATTTAATCAAACGTTTTAGTATATTTTTGGTTATTTTTTTAATCACTATTGCAACAACAAGTATCTTAACGGACGAAAGTGATAAACTAATAAAAATTGCAAACCCAATGGCAAATGCGATACTCACGACAAAATGGACACTTGAAACACTGCTTGCGATAAATATGACATATATATATTTTCAGTATAAAAAAGCTCTAAATGCATTGAGAAATAGAGAATTTATAGAACTAGATGAAATTTTAGTAGTCATTACCTATTATCTCGTTCCTTTTAACATAATAGTGTCACTCACAGCGGTATATTTAGGTATATCTTATAAGGATTTTTGA
- a CDS encoding Gfo/Idh/MocA family oxidoreductase has translation MKLKIGIVGFNDIGKRHYSELRRSSVFEICGVFDKDGCDEFCRAECFTDFKNFIETAQPQAIVLCISANELSEAFIQSAKYCQNILIANPIFKDIGMLKEMKYIAITNKTRVCSGMKERFNPVIKSLQKALLRESEIYSINISEMLLKPDANITDEISLSNIDLAKTIINSEIADFSCMQTNRTNARSSDNSIINFKSKSQILVNITNSLSSQFRRFSIRVAAKNGIYFGDLINYRLYQLNENGQINFKIDTDQNEIKAQYDAFFDLCISGDSAELSTLDDAIKIKELFA, from the coding sequence ATGAAACTTAAAATCGGCATAGTTGGCTTTAACGACATCGGTAAAAGGCATTATAGTGAGTTGCGACGTTCGAGTGTCTTTGAGATCTGTGGTGTTTTTGACAAAGATGGCTGCGATGAGTTTTGTCGTGCAGAGTGCTTCACTGATTTTAAAAATTTTATAGAGACTGCCCAACCCCAAGCGATCGTGCTTTGTATATCGGCAAATGAGCTAAGTGAGGCATTTATCCAGAGTGCGAAATACTGCCAAAATATCTTGATCGCAAATCCAATATTTAAAGATATAGGTATGTTAAAAGAGATGAAATATATAGCCATAACAAATAAGACTAGAGTTTGTAGTGGTATGAAAGAGCGGTTTAATCCAGTAATAAAGTCACTTCAAAAAGCATTGCTAAGAGAGAGTGAAATTTATAGCATAAATATCTCTGAAATGTTACTAAAACCTGATGCAAATATCACAGATGAAATAAGTCTTAGTAATATCGACCTTGCAAAAACTATCATAAATAGCGAAATAGCCGACTTTTCGTGTATGCAGACAAATAGAACAAATGCACGTTCATCTGATAACTCGATAATAAATTTTAAGTCAAAAAGTCAAATTTTAGTCAATATCACAAACTCCTTATCAAGTCAATTTCGTCGATTTAGTATAAGAGTTGCAGCAAAAAATGGAATATATTTTGGCGATCTTATAAATTATCGTTTGTATCAACTAAATGAAAACGGACAGATAAATTTTAAGATAGACACTGATCAAAACGAGATAAAGGCACAATACGATGCATTTTTTGATCTTTGTATTAGTGGCGATAGTGCTGAGCTTTCGACGCTTGATGATGCGATAAAAATAAAGGAGTTGTTTGCGTGA